Proteins encoded together in one Telopea speciosissima isolate NSW1024214 ecotype Mountain lineage chromosome 4, Tspe_v1, whole genome shotgun sequence window:
- the LOC122657318 gene encoding putative pre-16S rRNA nuclease isoform X1 has translation MASTASSLVAEAVWKNIQSTRSVTDDQLSILHFLFGKNFERATRIVDQRGVKRIFGEPSGRSLFQVVGESRRKEEYFCFPEHHCACYSFFYEVVNKGEQLCMKYVKPINLFHDLLKTNNLGQGRLLGLDVGHKYVGLAVSDPSNKIASPLSVLVRKQSNICLMAKDFQCLISELSLTGFIVGYPFDNQRNKPEAVQVKLFVEDLRKTGKLEGLRYTYWDERFTSKSVELLLKPLNLHPVHSKTILDKFAAVGILQGYLDQMYRKLKSEE, from the exons ATGGCTTCGACTGCAAGTAGTTTGGTAGCAGAAGCAGTGTGGAAGAACATTCAGTCGACACGTTCAG TGACGGACGATCAGCTCTCAAT CTTGCATTTCCTGTTCGGGAAGAACTTTGAACGAGCAACCCGGATAGTAGATCAGAGAGGCGTTAAGAGGATTTTTGGTGAACCCAGTGGCCGCTCCCTCTTCCAG GTGGTAGGAGAATCTAGGAGGAAGGAGGAGTACTTCTGCTTCCCCGAACATCACTGTGCTTGCTATTCGTTTTTCTACGAAGTTGTCAACAAGGGGGAACAGCTTTGT ATGAAATATGTCAAGCCAATCAATTTGTTTCATGATTTGCTGAAGACGAATAACCTAGGACAAGGGAGATTGCTTGGATTAGATGTCGGCCATAAATATGTGGGTTTAGCTGTTTCGGATCCTTCAAATAAAATTGCATCGCCGCTAAG TGTACTGGTACGGAAGCAGTCAAATATTTGTTTGATGGCAAAAGATTTTCAATGTTTG ATTTCAGAGCTTTCTCTCACTGGCTTCATTGTTGGCTACCCCTTTGATAACCAGCGGAACAAACCAGAA GCTGTTCAAGTGAAGCTTTTTGTGGAGGATCTTCGCAAGACGGGAAAACTTGAAGGTTTGAGGTATACATATTGGGATGAGCGCTTTACATCAAAG AGTGTTGAATTATTATTGAAGCCTTTAAATCTACACCCAGTACATTCAAAGACAATTCTTGACAAATTTGCTGCTGTTGGAATACTCCAG GGGTACCTGGATCAGATGTACCGGAAATTGAAGTCGGAGGAGTAA
- the LOC122657318 gene encoding putative pre-16S rRNA nuclease isoform X2, giving the protein MKYVKPINLFHDLLKTNNLGQGRLLGLDVGHKYVGLAVSDPSNKIASPLSVLVRKQSNICLMAKDFQCLISELSLTGFIVGYPFDNQRNKPEAVQVKLFVEDLRKTGKLEGLRYTYWDERFTSKSVELLLKPLNLHPVHSKTILDKFAAVGILQGYLDQMYRKLKSEE; this is encoded by the exons ATGAAATATGTCAAGCCAATCAATTTGTTTCATGATTTGCTGAAGACGAATAACCTAGGACAAGGGAGATTGCTTGGATTAGATGTCGGCCATAAATATGTGGGTTTAGCTGTTTCGGATCCTTCAAATAAAATTGCATCGCCGCTAAG TGTACTGGTACGGAAGCAGTCAAATATTTGTTTGATGGCAAAAGATTTTCAATGTTTG ATTTCAGAGCTTTCTCTCACTGGCTTCATTGTTGGCTACCCCTTTGATAACCAGCGGAACAAACCAGAA GCTGTTCAAGTGAAGCTTTTTGTGGAGGATCTTCGCAAGACGGGAAAACTTGAAGGTTTGAGGTATACATATTGGGATGAGCGCTTTACATCAAAG AGTGTTGAATTATTATTGAAGCCTTTAAATCTACACCCAGTACATTCAAAGACAATTCTTGACAAATTTGCTGCTGTTGGAATACTCCAG GGGTACCTGGATCAGATGTACCGGAAATTGAAGTCGGAGGAGTAA
- the LOC122657318 gene encoding zinc finger SWIM domain-containing protein 7-like isoform X3 produces the protein MASTASSLVAEAVWKNIQSTRSVTDDQLSILHFLFGKNFERATRIVDQRGVKRIFGEPSGRSLFQVVGESRRKEEYFCFPEHHCACYSFFYEVVNKGEQLCCKHQLAARLALSVGACVEVKVSDEQLAVLLSKL, from the exons ATGGCTTCGACTGCAAGTAGTTTGGTAGCAGAAGCAGTGTGGAAGAACATTCAGTCGACACGTTCAG TGACGGACGATCAGCTCTCAAT CTTGCATTTCCTGTTCGGGAAGAACTTTGAACGAGCAACCCGGATAGTAGATCAGAGAGGCGTTAAGAGGATTTTTGGTGAACCCAGTGGCCGCTCCCTCTTCCAG GTGGTAGGAGAATCTAGGAGGAAGGAGGAGTACTTCTGCTTCCCCGAACATCACTGTGCTTGCTATTCGTTTTTCTACGAAGTTGTCAACAAGGGGGAACAGCTTTGT TGCAAGCATCAGTTAGCTGCACGTCTTGCTTTATCAGTGGGTGCATGTGTGGAAGTTAAGGTGTCTGATGAACAGCTAGCTGTACTGCTTTCTAAACTTTGA
- the LOC122660379 gene encoding DEAD-box ATP-dependent RNA helicase 38-like, with amino-acid sequence MADDDKKAADGMENMPKVNPPEVKRSWGDEEDDEESESAPSGSGDKAEELNVASLAIDVNKNVNNFLDDPEDSNISAVTSGDTPYTSASTFEDLKLSPELLQALYVDMNFERPSKIQAISLPMILTPPHKDLIAQAHNGSGKTTCFVLGMLSRVDPTLKAPQALCICPTRELAIQNLEVLRKMGKYTGITSECAIPMDSTQYIPIAKLPPMSAQIVIGTPGTIKKWMSAKKLSTRDIKILVFDEADHMLAEDGFKDDSLRIMKDIERNSGHCQVLLFSATFNEVVKNFVSRVVRDGNQLFVKKEELSLEAVKQYKVQCPDELAKILVIKDKIFELGEKLGQTIIFVRTRNSAGMLHKALVEYGWQCTTIQGALKQADRDKIVKEFKDGLTKVLISTDVLARGFDQAQINLVVNYDLPVKYGTSEPDYEVYLHRIGRAGRFGRKGAVFNLLCSDMDMMIMEKIEKHFGHNIAEVPSWLSDDDFVAALKAAGLM; translated from the exons ATGGCGGACGACGACAAGAAGGCTGCTGATGGAATGGAGAATATGCCTAAGGTGAATCCACCGGAAGTTAAACGTTCTTGGGGTGACgaagaagacgatgaagaaTCGGAATCTGCCCCATCTGGGTCTGGAGACAAAGCCGAGGAGCTAAATGTTGCTTCACTGGCTATTGATGTAAACAAGAATGTCAACAATTTTCTAGATGACCCAGAAGATTCAAACATCAGCGCG GTTACATCCGGGGATACACCATATACATCTGCGTCTACTTTCGAGGACTTGAAGCTGTCGCCTGAATTGCTGCAGGCATTATATGTCGACATGAATTTTGAGAGGCCTAGCAAGATTCAGGCAATTAGCTTGCCAATGATTTTGACCCCACCCCATAAGGATCTAATAGCTCAAGCGCACAATGGTTCTGGTAAGACCACTTGCTTTGTGCTTGGAATGTTGAGTCGGGTTGATCCAACTCTAAAAGCACCGCAGGCCCTTTGCATTTGTCCTACAAGAGAATTGGCAATACAG AACCTGGAAGTTCTTCGGAAGATGGGGAAATATACAGGGATAACTTCTGAATGTGCTATTCCGATGGATAGCACCCAGTATATCCCAATTGCAAAACTGCCACCAATGAGTGCACAAATAGTGATTGGTACACCAGGTACAATAAAGAAATGGATGTCAGCAAAGAAACTTAGCACAAGGGATATAAAAATTCTTGTTTTTGACGAGGCTGATCACATGTTGGCTGAG GATGGCTTTAAGGATGATTCTTTAAGGATTATGAAGGATATTGAGAGAAACAGTGGTCACTGCCAG GTGCTTCTTTTTTCTGCTACTTTCaatgaggttgtgaagaatttTGTATCGAGAGTGGTTAGAGATGGAAATCAACTGtttgtaaagaaagaagaattgtCACTGGAGGCAGTGAAGCAGTATAAGGTGCAGTGTCCAGATGAACTTGCCAAGATACTAGTGATCAAGGACAAAATCTTTGAATTGGGAGAGAAGTTGGGACAAACCATTATATTTGTCCGTACTAGAAATAGTGCCGGCATGTTGCATAAGGCACTGGTTGAATACGGTTGGCAATGCACTACTATTCAAGGTGCTCTTAAGCAAGCAGATAGGGACAAGATAGTGAAGGAGTTTAAGGATGGTTTGACTAAAGTCCTCATATCAACTGATGTTCTTGCCCGAGGTTTTGATCAAGCTCAG ATTAATTTGGTCGTCAATTACGATCTTCCTGTGAAGTATGGTACATCTGAACCTGACTATGAGGTGTATTTGCATAGGATTGGTAGGGCAGGTCGTTTTGGCCGCAAAG GAGCTGTATTCAACTTGTTGTGTAGTGACATGGACATGATGATCATGGAAAAAATTGAGAAGCATTTTGGGCATAACATAGCTGAG GTCCCTTCCTGGCTGAGTGATGACGATTTTGTAGCTGCTTTGAAAGCAGCTGGGTTGATGTAG
- the LOC122658788 gene encoding probable esterase KAI2, translated as MGIVEEAHNVRVLGSGQRIIVLGHGFGTDQSVWKHLVPHLLDDHRVILYDNMGAGPTNPEYFDFDRYTTLEGYAYDLLTILEELQVESCIFVGHSISAIVGALASITRPGLFSKLVMISASPRYLNDVDYYGGFEQEDLDQLFEAMRSNYKAWCSGFAPLAVGGDMDSAAVQEFSRTLFNMRPDIALSVAQTIFQSDMREVLSLVTVPCHILQSIKDLAVPVMVSEYLHTHLGGESIVEVMGSDGHLPQLSSPDVVIPALLRHIRFDIAV; from the exons atgGGAATAGTGGAGGAAGCACACAATGTTAGGGTATTGGGTTCAGGACAAAGGATTATAGTGCTTGGACATGGGTTCGGCACTGATCAATCTGTGTGGAAGCACCTGGTTCCTCACCTCCTCGACGACCACCGTGTGATCCTCTACGACAACATGGGTGCCGGCCCTACCAATCCCGAATATTTCGATTTCGACCGCTACACCACCCTCGAAGGCTATGCTTATGATCTCCTCACCATCTTAGAAGAGTTGCAGGTCGAGTCTTGCATCTTCGTCGGCCACTCTATATCCGCCATCGTCGGTGCCCTCGCTTCCATCACTCGCCCCGGTCTTTTCTCCAAACTCGTCATGATCTCCGCCTCTCCCAG GTACTTGAACGACGTGGATTACTACGGAGGGTTTGAACAAGAAGATCTGGACCAATTGTTCGAAGCGATGAGATCGAATTATAAGGCGTGGTGTTCGGGGTTCGCGCCGTTGGCGGTGGGAGGTGACATGGACTCGGCGGCGGTACAGGAGTTCAGCCGGACTCTGTTTAACATGAGGCCTGACATAGCGTTGAGCGTGGCGCAGACTATATTCCAGAGCGACATGAGGGAGGTGCTGAGCTTGGTGACCGTACCTTGTCACATACTACAGAGCATTAAAGACTTGGCGGTGCCGGTGATGGTTTCCGAGTACCTTCACACCCATCTCGGCGGTGAGTCTATTGTCGAAGTCATGGGGTCTGATGGACATCTCCCACAGTTGAGCTCGCCGGATGTAGTAATTCCGGCTCTGCTTCGCCACATCCGTTTTGATATTGCCGTCTAA